From the Ignavibacteria bacterium genome, one window contains:
- a CDS encoding ABC transporter ATP-binding protein, producing the protein MLTVSNLTKKYKKLLANDDLNFQVDPGEIAILIGPNGAGKSTAIKCISGLLRFHGNINICGYPNKSVEAKRSFGYIPEIPAPFETLTVYEHLEFIARAYKVENWEEKAEKLLVRMELDDKRKKLGKELSKGMQQKLSICCALLPSPKVVLLDEPLVGLDPHAIKELKNMIVELKQQGCTVLISTHMLDSVADFWDKALIMMNGKIAAIRTRKEIENTGEDLEQLFFSITEGPQTEEVAAQ; encoded by the coding sequence ATGCTGACAGTTTCCAATCTCACGAAAAAATATAAAAAGCTTCTTGCAAATGACGATCTAAACTTTCAGGTAGATCCGGGTGAAATTGCAATTTTAATCGGGCCGAACGGTGCGGGAAAATCGACTGCTATCAAATGCATTTCTGGTTTGCTTCGCTTTCACGGCAACATTAATATTTGTGGGTACCCAAATAAGAGCGTCGAGGCAAAGCGGTCATTTGGATATATTCCCGAAATTCCCGCACCATTTGAAACCTTAACGGTTTATGAACACCTTGAATTCATTGCAAGGGCTTACAAAGTGGAGAACTGGGAGGAGAAAGCCGAAAAGCTGCTTGTCCGCATGGAATTGGATGATAAACGCAAAAAATTGGGCAAAGAGCTCTCAAAAGGTATGCAGCAAAAACTCAGCATTTGCTGTGCTTTGCTGCCAAGCCCAAAAGTTGTGCTGCTTGACGAGCCTTTGGTAGGATTGGACCCGCATGCGATTAAGGAACTGAAAAACATGATTGTGGAATTAAAGCAGCAGGGTTGCACGGTGCTGATTAGTACCCATATGCTGGACAGTGTCGCCGATTTTTGGGATAAGGCCCTAATCATGATGAACGGAAAAATTGCAGCCATCCGTACGCGCAAAGAAATTGAAAACACTGGTGAAGATTTGGAACAGCTCTTCTTCTCTATAACAGAGGGTCCGCAAACGGAAGAGGTGGCTGCTCAATGA